The following are from one region of the Priestia filamentosa genome:
- a CDS encoding acyltransferase family protein, with protein MSNKTHHRYVYGLDGLRAFAVLSVIAYHLNFSWVKGGFLGVDVFFVLSGYLITSIILPSHGSRLTFDFRDFWIRRIRRLLPAAYVMIIATVVWVVLFKEELLATVRGDAVSSLFYTSNWWFIFHKLSYFDSFGSPSPLKNLWSLAIEEQFYLLWPILLAVGFYIFKRRSVVSCVVLIGILISAMSMGMLYEPGMDPSRVYYGTDTRSFELLVGCWLALVWPLKRLSKKELPVKVRKIFNGVSIVSFLIIILCFFFVSEYQTFVYQGGMLLFCLNTAILVACICHPSNLLGKLLSWKPLRWIGSRSYGIYLWHYPVIVLTTPVEEIGTQNYWRIALQLFVTFVIAEWSYRMIEMPIRKNGFRQFFKRYIPTTTLTWKKLSITRKLSTVAIFLIVLVFTAGVTGLAKGEVRHESSEKTSVKVSPNHNEEEHAVKEKEESQQSKDTDSKEESSESSKADEQEKSSNPPEKIFAIGDSVMLDIAGNLHENYPNITIDGKVGRQLYEAIEIAPSYASFNNKDAVVVIELGTNGYFTDEQIDKLLSYFDEANVYLVNTRVPRSWENQVNETLAKKAKEYKNVKLINWHKESLEHPEYFGGDGVHLTKKGSKALTELIQDAVNE; from the coding sequence TTGAGCAACAAAACGCATCATCGATATGTCTATGGACTAGATGGACTTCGAGCGTTTGCCGTGTTATCAGTTATTGCTTATCATCTGAATTTTAGTTGGGTCAAGGGAGGATTTCTCGGAGTTGATGTTTTCTTCGTGCTGTCCGGGTACTTGATCACTTCTATTATTTTACCTTCACATGGAAGCAGACTAACATTCGATTTTCGGGACTTTTGGATAAGACGAATTCGCCGATTACTTCCTGCAGCATATGTAATGATTATTGCAACCGTTGTATGGGTTGTCTTATTTAAGGAAGAACTGTTAGCAACTGTACGCGGAGATGCTGTATCATCTTTATTTTATACGAGCAACTGGTGGTTTATTTTCCATAAGCTTTCATACTTTGATAGCTTTGGATCTCCTTCACCATTAAAGAATTTATGGTCTTTAGCGATTGAAGAACAATTTTATTTACTATGGCCAATATTGTTAGCGGTTGGCTTCTATATTTTTAAAAGAAGAAGTGTAGTATCATGTGTTGTTCTCATTGGGATTCTGATTTCAGCAATGTCAATGGGAATGCTTTACGAACCAGGCATGGATCCTAGTCGTGTTTACTATGGTACAGATACACGTTCATTTGAGCTTTTGGTTGGCTGTTGGCTAGCGCTTGTTTGGCCATTAAAAAGGCTCTCAAAAAAAGAACTTCCTGTGAAAGTGAGAAAAATATTTAACGGAGTAAGTATTGTTTCTTTCCTTATTATTATACTGTGCTTCTTCTTTGTTAGTGAATATCAAACGTTTGTATATCAAGGTGGAATGCTACTGTTTTGTTTAAATACGGCCATTCTTGTTGCATGTATTTGCCATCCAAGCAACCTTCTTGGTAAATTGCTATCTTGGAAGCCATTAAGATGGATTGGCTCACGTTCATATGGAATCTATCTCTGGCATTATCCAGTTATTGTACTTACAACACCCGTAGAAGAGATTGGTACACAAAATTATTGGCGTATTGCTTTGCAGCTATTCGTAACTTTTGTTATAGCAGAGTGGTCATATCGAATGATTGAGATGCCGATTCGTAAAAACGGGTTTAGACAATTTTTCAAACGCTATATTCCAACAACAACACTAACATGGAAAAAGCTTTCTATTACTCGCAAACTATCAACAGTAGCTATTTTTCTCATTGTACTTGTATTTACAGCTGGTGTAACGGGTCTAGCTAAGGGAGAAGTAAGACATGAATCTTCAGAGAAAACGAGCGTTAAGGTTTCTCCAAATCACAATGAAGAGGAACACGCTGTAAAAGAGAAAGAAGAATCTCAGCAATCAAAAGACACAGATTCAAAAGAGGAGTCATCAGAATCCTCCAAGGCGGATGAACAAGAGAAGTCATCCAATCCCCCTGAGAAGATATTTGCAATTGGAGACTCCGTTATGCTTGATATTGCAGGGAATCTCCATGAAAACTACCCAAATATTACAATTGATGGGAAGGTTGGAAGACAGCTTTATGAGGCAATTGAAATAGCTCCTTCATATGCATCCTTTAATAATAAAGATGCCGTTGTTGTTATTGAGCTTGGAACAAATGGATATTTTACAGATGAACAGATTGATAAATTACTATCATATTTCGATGAAGCAAACGTTTATCTTGTAAATACGCGCGTTCCACGTTCGTGGGAAAATCAAGTTAATGAAACCCTAGCTAAAAAAGCCAAGGAGTATAAGAACGTAAAATTAATCAATTGGCATAAAGAATCCTTAGAGCACCCTGAATATTTTGGAGGAGATGGAGTTCATCTTACCAAAAAAGGATCAAAGGCATTAACTGAACTTATTCAGGATGCTGTGAATGAATGA
- the brnQ gene encoding branched-chain amino acid transport system II carrier protein — MSTRVPTSFVVVIGLMLFALFFGAGNLIFPAMLGQTAGEHIWSANAGFLVTGVGLPLLGVLALGFSGKDDLQSLASRVNPVFGLVFTVVLYLAIGPLFAMPRAGTVSYEIGVHPFVLQYLGEDAGFWPLLVFTIIFFSIACFFSLNPAKIVDLVGKILTPLKLTFIGILVLVAFINPIGPFQAPRPEYMTHAFSKGFQEGYLTMDTLASFVFGIIIINAIKQKGAKTKGEIMKICVQATVIAAVILAVIYTALSYMGASSVSELGHLDNGGTVLARVSDYYFGSYGAILLGLMITVACLTTSVGLITACSAFFHKLFPSVSYKAIAITLSVFSAVIANIGLTQLIAISVPVLTIIYPLAIVLIFLTFLHPLFKGRTEIYQGSLILTFIVSLFDGLGDAGVHITFIDNLFGSILPLYSIGLGWIVPAIVGGIIGYIVSLLVSKSYYKEETSN; from the coding sequence ATGTCAACTAGAGTACCGACTTCCTTTGTTGTTGTTATCGGTCTTATGCTTTTTGCTCTCTTCTTTGGAGCAGGAAATTTAATATTCCCAGCCATGTTAGGTCAAACAGCGGGAGAACACATTTGGTCTGCAAATGCTGGATTCCTTGTAACAGGCGTCGGTTTGCCGTTACTTGGTGTACTTGCTCTTGGCTTTTCTGGTAAGGATGATTTGCAGTCACTAGCAAGTCGCGTAAACCCTGTTTTTGGACTTGTTTTTACGGTTGTTCTTTATTTAGCAATTGGGCCTCTATTTGCAATGCCAAGAGCAGGAACAGTGTCATATGAGATTGGAGTTCATCCATTTGTACTTCAATATTTAGGTGAAGATGCAGGGTTCTGGCCACTTCTTGTTTTTACGATTATTTTCTTTAGCATTGCGTGCTTTTTTTCACTAAATCCTGCGAAAATTGTCGATTTAGTGGGAAAAATATTGACTCCACTGAAGTTAACCTTTATTGGAATTTTGGTTCTTGTAGCTTTTATTAATCCTATTGGACCTTTCCAAGCGCCGCGTCCTGAATATATGACACATGCTTTTTCTAAAGGATTCCAAGAAGGGTACTTAACAATGGATACGTTAGCATCTTTTGTATTTGGGATCATTATTATTAACGCAATTAAACAAAAGGGAGCTAAAACAAAAGGGGAAATCATGAAAATTTGCGTGCAGGCAACTGTTATTGCAGCCGTGATTTTAGCCGTAATTTATACTGCGCTTTCTTATATGGGGGCATCAAGTGTTTCAGAGCTTGGTCATTTAGATAACGGTGGAACAGTTTTAGCACGTGTTTCAGATTACTATTTCGGTTCGTATGGAGCTATTCTTTTAGGACTTATGATTACTGTAGCTTGCTTAACAACAAGCGTTGGCTTAATTACAGCTTGTTCAGCTTTCTTCCATAAGTTATTTCCGTCTGTTTCATATAAAGCTATTGCAATTACTTTATCGGTATTTAGTGCAGTTATTGCTAATATTGGTCTTACTCAGCTTATTGCTATTTCAGTTCCAGTATTAACGATTATTTATCCACTAGCTATTGTGCTTATTTTCTTAACATTTTTACATCCTTTATTCAAAGGGAGAACAGAAATTTATCAAGGTAGTTTAATTTTAACATTTATTGTTAGTCTTTTTGATGGGCTAGGAGATGCGGGTGTTCATATTACATTTATCGACAATCTTTTCGGAAGTATTTTACCGTTATACTCAATTGGTTTAGGATGGATTGTTCCAGCAATTGTTGGAGGGATAATTGGATATATTGTAAGCCTGCTTGTATCTAAAAGTTACTATAAAGAAGAGACAAGCAATTAA
- a CDS encoding GlsB/YeaQ/YmgE family stress response membrane protein, with amino-acid sequence MSWLWTIIVGGIIGWLAGILTGRDVPGGIIGNIIAGFIGAWLGSLIFGSFGPTVGGFALIPAIIGAVILVLIVSFVMRKMRHAS; translated from the coding sequence ATGTCGTGGTTATGGACAATTATCGTTGGTGGCATTATCGGTTGGCTTGCAGGAATTTTAACAGGTCGTGATGTCCCAGGTGGAATTATTGGAAATATTATTGCTGGTTTTATCGGAGCCTGGTTGGGTTCACTTATTTTTGGTAGCTTTGGCCCGACTGTTGGCGGTTTTGCCCTTATCCCTGCAATTATCGGCGCCGTCATCTTAGTTCTAATTGTTAGCTTTGTTATGAGAAAGATGCGACACGCATCATAA
- the tenA gene encoding thiaminase II yields the protein MTFCEELYAKAKHIWDANHKHPFVQGIGHGTLPKESFRHYMIQDYLYLIDYAKLFALGSVKATDVETMGKFGEILHSTLNVEMDLHRQYAKKFAISEEELEKAQPASSTLAYTHYMLQVAQNGTLAELVAALLPCMWSYSEIGKELAEIPGALEHEFYGEWVEMYSSNEFGELSNWLKDLMNKLAIGKSKEERKKLEEIFLNTSRFEFLFWDMAYRGETWPEDIQ from the coding sequence ATGACATTTTGTGAAGAACTTTATGCAAAAGCCAAACACATTTGGGACGCAAATCATAAGCATCCATTTGTTCAAGGAATTGGTCATGGCACTCTTCCAAAAGAAAGTTTTCGTCATTATATGATTCAGGACTATCTCTATCTCATTGACTACGCAAAACTTTTTGCACTTGGAAGTGTAAAAGCGACTGATGTTGAAACAATGGGTAAATTTGGAGAAATATTACATTCTACGTTGAATGTCGAAATGGATCTTCATCGACAATATGCGAAAAAATTTGCTATTTCAGAGGAAGAGCTTGAAAAGGCTCAGCCTGCTTCCTCAACACTTGCCTACACGCATTATATGCTGCAAGTTGCTCAAAATGGTACACTTGCCGAACTTGTAGCAGCCCTTCTTCCTTGCATGTGGAGCTATAGCGAAATTGGAAAGGAATTAGCTGAAATTCCAGGAGCTCTTGAACATGAGTTTTACGGAGAATGGGTAGAGATGTACAGTTCAAATGAATTTGGTGAACTTTCAAATTGGTTAAAAGACTTAATGAACAAATTAGCAATAGGAAAATCAAAGGAAGAAAGAAAGAAACTAGAGGAGATTTTTCTAAATACAAGTCGATTTGAATTTCTTTTTTGGGATATGGCTTATCGCGGAGAAACGTGGCCTGAAGATATTCAATAA
- a CDS encoding acetylornithine deacetylase, which translates to MEHIEKILGEVELRKEELISLIEKLVKFKTPAPPARNTKEAQEFVAKKLKQNKFTVEMWDVYENDPNVVGVKKGKNSEEYNSLIINGHIDVAQVDENEQWERDPFLPFVRDGYLFGRGTSDMKGGLGCALFALELLENHGVELPGDVIFQSVIGEEVGEAGTKQCCERGYSADFALVVDTSEMVIRGQGGVITGWITVKSDQTFHDGARRHMIAAGGEAVGASAIEKMMKIINWLNELERHWMVIKTYDGFLPGTTTINPAVIEGGRHPAFVADECRLWITVHFYPNETYESVTKEIEDYILRMSHGDLWLRDHPPSFKWGGASMIEERGEIFPALEIDETYDGVKMLQHVHKEILKKQVEIEMSTSVTDGGWLGEAGIPTVIYGPGETKYAHAINERVSIESLVDFTKVLIEFIYNWCHTKRGGINDIL; encoded by the coding sequence ATGGAACATATAGAAAAGATTTTAGGAGAAGTAGAGTTGAGGAAAGAAGAGCTAATCTCACTTATTGAGAAACTCGTAAAATTTAAAACACCTGCCCCTCCTGCCCGTAATACAAAGGAAGCACAAGAATTTGTGGCAAAAAAGCTTAAACAAAATAAATTCACAGTTGAAATGTGGGATGTTTATGAAAACGATCCAAATGTTGTGGGAGTTAAAAAGGGGAAGAATAGTGAGGAGTATAACAGCTTAATTATTAACGGCCATATAGATGTGGCTCAAGTGGATGAAAACGAGCAGTGGGAACGTGATCCATTCCTTCCTTTTGTACGAGATGGATATCTCTTCGGCAGGGGAACTTCCGATATGAAAGGTGGATTAGGTTGTGCTCTTTTTGCATTAGAATTGTTAGAAAATCATGGAGTAGAACTTCCCGGTGATGTAATTTTTCAATCTGTGATTGGGGAGGAAGTGGGAGAAGCAGGAACGAAACAGTGCTGTGAAAGAGGGTATAGTGCTGATTTTGCGCTTGTTGTGGATACAAGTGAAATGGTTATTCGTGGTCAGGGCGGTGTAATTACAGGATGGATTACGGTAAAAAGTGATCAAACGTTTCATGATGGAGCACGACGACATATGATTGCAGCGGGAGGGGAAGCGGTTGGAGCGAGTGCAATTGAGAAAATGATGAAAATTATTAACTGGCTCAATGAACTCGAAAGACATTGGATGGTCATAAAAACTTATGATGGTTTTCTCCCTGGAACAACAACAATTAATCCTGCTGTTATTGAAGGAGGAAGACACCCTGCTTTTGTAGCTGATGAGTGTCGTCTGTGGATTACAGTGCATTTCTATCCAAATGAAACTTACGAGAGTGTAACAAAAGAAATTGAAGATTATATTTTAAGAATGTCTCATGGTGACCTATGGTTAAGGGATCATCCTCCAAGCTTTAAGTGGGGGGGAGCATCGATGATCGAGGAAAGAGGAGAAATATTTCCTGCACTTGAAATTGATGAAACTTATGATGGAGTGAAAATGCTTCAGCATGTCCACAAAGAGATTTTGAAAAAACAAGTTGAAATAGAAATGTCTACCTCTGTCACAGACGGAGGATGGTTAGGGGAAGCAGGAATCCCAACCGTTATTTATGGACCGGGGGAAACAAAGTATGCACATGCCATAAATGAACGAGTATCAATTGAGAGTTTAGTAGATTTCACAAAAGTATTAATTGAATTTATTTATAACTGGTGTCATACCAAAAGGGGGGGAATAAATGACATTTTGTGA
- the csrA gene encoding carbon storage regulator CsrA has translation MLVLTRKVGESIRIGEDIELKIVDIDGEQIKLGINAPKHIEVHRQEVYEAIQTENEQAASLKENLINIFKNMNTP, from the coding sequence TTGCTTGTCTTAACACGGAAAGTTGGCGAAAGTATTCGAATTGGGGAAGATATTGAACTGAAAATTGTAGATATTGATGGAGAACAAATTAAGCTAGGAATCAATGCGCCCAAACATATTGAAGTTCATAGGCAAGAAGTGTACGAAGCAATCCAAACGGAAAATGAGCAAGCTGCAAGTCTTAAAGAAAATCTTATAAATATATTTAAGAATATGAACACACCTTAA
- the fliW gene encoding flagellar assembly protein FliW produces the protein MKIATKYHGEIEVNREEVITFSKGIPGFLEEEKFTLLPLNDEDIFFLLQSLKTPDLAFVITDPFAFYKEYDFNLASHYMTELDITSEKNVMVYAFVTMMDPFLESTINLQAPLILNREQKRGRQIILTDTDYKTKHPLFQKRMKQGESFCLS, from the coding sequence ATGAAAATAGCAACGAAATATCATGGGGAAATAGAAGTGAATCGTGAAGAGGTGATTACTTTTTCGAAAGGTATTCCTGGTTTCTTGGAAGAAGAGAAATTTACTCTTTTACCTCTCAATGATGAGGACATCTTCTTTTTACTTCAGTCTTTAAAAACACCAGATTTAGCTTTTGTGATTACAGACCCGTTTGCTTTTTATAAAGAATATGACTTCAACCTAGCTTCCCACTATATGACAGAACTCGATATTACCTCAGAGAAAAATGTAATGGTCTATGCTTTTGTAACAATGATGGACCCATTTTTAGAGTCTACTATTAATTTACAAGCACCGCTTATTTTAAATCGTGAACAAAAAAGAGGAAGACAAATTATTTTAACAGACACGGATTATAAAACTAAACATCCACTCTTTCAGAAGAGGATGAAGCAGGGGGAATCTTTTTGCTTGTCTTAA
- the flgL gene encoding flagellar hook-associated protein FlgL — protein sequence MRVTQSMISQHTLRNMSSSYEKLMNLQEQATSGKKLNRPSDDPISAVKSLNYRTNLNENNQYKENFTEAYKWLDNSDGSLEEANKVMQRIRELTVSASNGTKLEDEREAIRLEVSGLKEHLVSIANKNIEGKFLFNGINTGQAPVDNKSGTIVVGASEKPISIELSKGLSIDVSTDGTDVFSQAFFDNLTKLEQSLAEGSSGEEIGDQLSAMDENINAIISARTLIGARTNRLEIMEARLNEQGELLEKKLSDVEDIDFEKAIMDLQMQETVQRAALAVGAKIMQPSLVDFLA from the coding sequence ATGAGAGTAACACAGTCCATGATTTCTCAACATACGTTGCGTAATATGAGCAGCAGCTATGAGAAACTAATGAATTTACAAGAACAAGCAACAAGTGGTAAGAAGTTGAACCGTCCATCTGATGATCCAATTAGTGCTGTTAAAAGCTTAAACTACCGAACAAATTTAAACGAGAATAACCAATATAAAGAGAATTTCACAGAAGCCTACAAGTGGCTTGATAACAGCGATGGTTCTCTGGAAGAAGCAAATAAAGTAATGCAACGAATTCGAGAACTTACAGTGAGTGCTTCAAATGGAACAAAACTTGAAGATGAGCGAGAAGCTATTAGACTCGAAGTGAGCGGACTAAAAGAACATCTTGTTTCAATTGCAAATAAAAACATTGAAGGGAAGTTTCTTTTTAATGGAATAAATACTGGACAAGCGCCAGTAGACAACAAGAGTGGAACAATTGTTGTAGGAGCTAGTGAGAAACCAATATCAATTGAACTTTCTAAAGGTCTTTCGATTGATGTTAGTACTGATGGAACGGACGTTTTTAGTCAAGCTTTCTTTGATAATCTCACAAAGCTTGAACAAAGTTTAGCAGAAGGTTCATCAGGAGAGGAAATTGGTGATCAGCTTTCTGCAATGGATGAAAATATTAACGCTATTATAAGTGCTAGAACTCTCATCGGAGCTCGTACAAATCGTCTAGAAATTATGGAAGCACGTTTAAACGAGCAAGGAGAACTTCTTGAAAAGAAACTTTCAGATGTAGAAGATATAGATTTTGAAAAAGCAATTATGGACCTACAAATGCAGGAGACTGTTCAGCGGGCAGCATTAGCTGTGGGAGCTAAAATTATGCAGCCGAGTTTAGTAGATTTTCTAGCATAA
- the flgK gene encoding flagellar hook-associated protein FlgK: MRSTFQGLETSLRALHAQQAALQTTGQNVANANTAGYTRQRANLQATSPYPSGGMNSPQIAGTIGTGVEASSIERIRDQYLDAQYRSGEAQVGYADMESSILKTVEAIMNDQEGTGLSGAMDEFWSSLQDLSINPNDEGIKTVVREKAVSLTDTFHYLNSALTTAQKDLQAVVDGAKDDINSIAAQIADLNQKIGELEPSGYLPNDLYDQRDLLVDKLSSYMDIKVECTSSGSGANRAAAGIYTIKVAGNSEALVQGNIANKVETVSNGSELEIQVNGTTVSPTGSFQSLIHNFGTDQSIYKTTIDQLDQLALTLATEFNNIHGNGYKQDGEKGSDFFMFSSENASSTITLSDDIMKSTDNIAVGADGNKKSDGGNAAKLAELLNPNVGNGTIRSAYSEIIGEIGVKVQNANRLKENSENVRDLLSTKRDSVSSVSLDEEMTNMIKFQHAYNAAARSMTVMDEMLDRIINNMGVVGR, translated from the coding sequence ATGCGTTCTACATTTCAAGGACTGGAAACATCACTGAGGGCTCTTCATGCTCAGCAAGCAGCACTTCAAACAACTGGACAGAATGTTGCGAATGCCAATACAGCTGGCTATACAAGGCAACGAGCAAATTTGCAAGCGACTTCCCCATATCCTTCTGGTGGAATGAACTCGCCGCAAATAGCAGGAACAATAGGAACAGGCGTAGAAGCAAGCTCAATTGAGCGAATACGTGATCAGTATCTTGATGCTCAATATCGCAGCGGAGAGGCACAAGTTGGTTATGCTGACATGGAAAGTAGTATCCTTAAGACTGTTGAAGCAATTATGAATGATCAAGAAGGTACAGGACTTTCCGGAGCGATGGATGAGTTTTGGAGCTCTCTTCAAGATCTTAGTATCAACCCAAATGATGAAGGAATTAAAACAGTTGTCCGTGAAAAAGCCGTTTCTTTAACAGATACATTCCATTATTTAAATAGTGCACTAACAACTGCACAAAAGGACCTTCAAGCAGTAGTAGATGGAGCAAAAGATGATATTAACTCTATTGCAGCTCAGATTGCAGACTTAAATCAGAAAATTGGTGAACTTGAGCCATCTGGTTACTTGCCAAATGATCTTTATGATCAACGTGATTTGCTTGTTGATAAGCTTTCAAGTTATATGGATATTAAAGTTGAGTGCACTTCATCAGGCAGCGGAGCTAACAGAGCCGCTGCAGGTATTTATACGATTAAGGTAGCTGGCAACAGTGAAGCACTCGTACAAGGGAATATAGCGAACAAGGTTGAGACAGTTTCTAATGGAAGTGAGCTAGAAATCCAGGTTAATGGTACAACTGTGTCTCCAACAGGAAGTTTTCAAAGTTTAATTCATAACTTTGGCACAGACCAAAGTATCTATAAAACAACGATTGATCAGCTTGATCAGCTTGCACTAACTCTTGCAACAGAATTTAATAATATCCATGGAAATGGCTACAAGCAAGATGGAGAAAAAGGGAGCGACTTTTTTATGTTTTCATCAGAAAATGCTTCAAGTACAATCACACTTTCAGATGACATTATGAAGAGTACGGATAATATAGCAGTTGGAGCTGACGGAAATAAGAAAAGTGATGGAGGAAATGCAGCTAAACTTGCTGAACTTTTAAATCCTAATGTTGGAAATGGAACAATTAGGTCTGCCTATAGTGAAATAATTGGGGAAATTGGTGTAAAAGTCCAGAATGCTAATAGACTAAAAGAAAATAGTGAAAATGTCAGAGATCTTCTTTCAACAAAGCGAGACAGTGTTAGCTCGGTTTCTTTGGATGAGGAAATGACAAATATGATTAAGTTTCAACATGCATATAATGCAGCAGCAAGGAGCATGACAGTCATGGATGAGATGCTTGACCGAATCATTAACAATATGGGCGTTGTTGGCCGCTAG
- the flgN gene encoding flagellar export chaperone FlgN: MNIDRLEALLEKLLSLHKSLLHLAQQKTECLKEENETMLSKLMNEEQSHIKAITKLEEARQREVLLIWEAPLTLGEIIEKISLSQRAKYEVLKEELSTCLLALKERNELNQQLLYHSLQVVNMTLDMFGKQPKNLNYHSSQKERPSAPSRSMFDSKA, translated from the coding sequence ATGAACATAGACCGGTTAGAGGCATTATTAGAAAAGCTTTTGTCACTTCATAAAAGTTTATTACATTTAGCTCAACAAAAAACAGAATGCTTGAAGGAAGAGAACGAAACAATGCTCTCAAAGCTAATGAATGAGGAGCAGTCTCATATAAAAGCTATAACAAAACTAGAAGAAGCTCGCCAGCGAGAAGTGTTATTAATATGGGAAGCACCCCTTACACTAGGTGAGATTATCGAGAAAATTTCGCTTTCTCAAAGAGCCAAATATGAGGTACTGAAGGAAGAGTTGAGTACTTGTCTTTTAGCATTAAAAGAGCGAAATGAACTAAACCAGCAGCTTCTGTATCATTCCCTACAAGTTGTGAATATGACTTTAGATATGTTCGGGAAGCAGCCTAAAAACTTGAATTATCATAGTTCGCAGAAAGAGCGTCCTTCAGCTCCTAGTCGTTCTATGTTTGATAGTAAAGCATAA
- the flgM gene encoding flagellar biosynthesis anti-sigma factor FlgM encodes MKINPFHSSGMNPYQNQTEKQRQVERTSVTRRDEVQISTQAKELQKTNNFQSERAEKIEQLKNQVKNGTYKVDAHKVASSLVDYYKKLSKGE; translated from the coding sequence ATGAAGATTAATCCTTTTCATTCATCAGGAATGAATCCATATCAAAACCAAACTGAAAAACAGAGACAGGTGGAAAGAACTTCTGTTACAAGACGTGATGAAGTTCAGATATCAACTCAGGCAAAAGAACTTCAGAAAACAAATAATTTTCAAAGCGAACGGGCAGAGAAGATTGAACAATTAAAGAACCAGGTCAAGAATGGAACGTATAAGGTTGATGCGCATAAAGTAGCGTCTTCACTTGTTGACTATTATAAGAAACTTTCAAAAGGTGAATAA
- a CDS encoding ComF family protein → MNACLYCEGVHTSQFTFSQFLRGVENGLCELCLKKCLFIKEPYCLLCGRSLLRLSSQFIDHDICKDCAIWKTSSYEGMMTKNRSLLHYNDFMKEWMKRFKFQGDYALLPSFKKEWRSLFYQHFKTCSFIIPIPLSEERHFERGFNQSEALASLLPRQIVSPLSRIHTEKQSKKNKQERLQEELFSFSFSRKLNNEEVLLIDDIYTTGATLYKASKVLKQNGAGLISAMTLARS, encoded by the coding sequence ATGAATGCCTGTCTATATTGTGAAGGAGTCCATACGTCCCAGTTTACATTCTCTCAATTTTTGAGAGGGGTGGAGAACGGCCTTTGTGAGCTTTGTCTTAAGAAGTGCTTATTTATTAAAGAACCATATTGTTTGTTATGCGGACGTAGCCTTCTTCGTCTTTCTTCACAGTTTATTGATCATGATATTTGTAAGGATTGTGCTATCTGGAAAACTTCTTCATATGAGGGAATGATGACAAAGAATCGCTCTTTACTTCACTATAATGATTTTATGAAAGAATGGATGAAACGTTTTAAGTTCCAAGGAGACTATGCGCTTTTGCCATCTTTTAAAAAGGAGTGGCGTTCCCTTTTCTACCAACACTTTAAGACTTGCTCCTTTATCATTCCTATCCCTCTCTCAGAAGAACGCCATTTTGAAAGAGGGTTCAATCAATCTGAAGCTTTAGCTTCTCTTTTACCTCGACAGATCGTCTCGCCCCTTTCCCGCATTCATACAGAAAAACAGTCCAAAAAGAATAAACAAGAGCGTCTACAAGAAGAGCTTTTTAGCTTCTCTTTCTCCCGGAAACTTAATAATGAAGAGGTTCTTCTCATTGACGATATTTATACAACAGGAGCAACTCTTTATAAAGCAAGTAAGGTATTAAAACAAAACGGAGCGGGTCTTATTTCAGCAATGACATTAGCAAGAAGCTAA